One window of the Hyperolius riggenbachi isolate aHypRig1 chromosome 5, aHypRig1.pri, whole genome shotgun sequence genome contains the following:
- the LOC137519206 gene encoding uncharacterized protein, which translates to MIEELIFMILMSLVLRRGRQRRRYWVHPLLKERQKKGQFWLLYRDLRQHPEKFFGYARMSIESFDQLLALLSSDLKRKDTRFRRSVTPTERLLITLRFLATGQSFTSMHYEFRMGVTTIHRVVRTTCQVIWDKLANIYMAFPDKKKWEEVSDKFHSKHQFPNCLGAIDGKHVRVVMPARSGSNYFNYKKFFSIVLMAVADADSKFVYIDVGAYGGNSDSRIFRNSRFGQKLFGGNLTLPDDKPWPGTTGPAYPYTFVADEAFGLTRNLMRPYAQRTLNYDRRIFNYRLSRARKVVECAFGIMSNKWRVFHTAMHLKPQNAIAVIKAACILHNFVITMEGTPVEETTFVPFTEIPAATTSRGTSTALSQRDKLCEYFVSEQGSVLWQDDQI; encoded by the exons ATGATTGAAGAGTTGATCTTTATGATTCTGATGTCGCTTGTGCTGAGGAGAGGACGGCAAAGGAGGAGGTATTGGGTGCATCCTCTTCTCAAGGAGAGACAGAAGAAAGGACAGTTCTGGTTGCTGTACCGGGATCTTCGCCAGCATCCAGAAAAGTTTTTTGGATATGCCAGAATGAGCATTGAaag CTTTGACCAACTGTTGGCGTTGCTGAGTTCGGATTTGAAGCGTAAGGATACAAGATTCCGTCGAAGTGTGACTCCGACTGAACGCCTGTTGATCACGCTACG ATTCCTGGCAACTGGCCAAAGCTTTACCTCTATGCATTATGAGTTCCGCATGGGGGTAACTACTATTCATCGAGTGGTACGCACCACTTGCCAAGTGAtatgggacaaattggcaaacatATACATGGCTTTCCCGGACAAGAAGAAGTGGGAGGAAGTGTCTGACAAATTCCACAGCAAACACCAATTCCCAAACTGcctgggagcgatcgacgggaagcATGTGCGAGTAGTGATGCCAGCACGCAGTGGAAGCAACTATTTTAACTATAAAAAATTCTTCTCAATTGTTCTGATGGCTGTTGCGGACGCCGATAGTAAGTTTGTTTACATTGATGTGGGTGCTTATGGCGGAAACAGTGACTCTCGCATTTTCCGCAACAGCCGTTTTGGTCAGAAACTGTTTGGTGGCAACTTAACTCTCCCAGATGACAAACCTTGGCCGGGAACTACCGGACCCGCGTATCCATACACTTTTGTGGCTGACGAAGCATTTGGTTTGACCCGAAATTTAATGAGGCCGTATGCCCAGAGGACTCTCAACTACGACAGGCGCATTTTTAACTACAGGCTCAGTAGAGCCAGAAAAGTCGTGGAATGCGCCTTCGGCATCATGTCCAATAAATGGAGAGTGTTCCACACGGCGATGCATCTTAAACCCCAAAATGCTATAGCAGTCATAAAGGCTGCTTGCATCCTTCACAATTTCGTGATCACGATGGAGGGTACACCGGTGGAAGAAACTACATTTGTACCGTTCACTGAAATACCCGCTGCGACAACTAGTAGAGGCACGAGTACTGCCTTATCCCAACGAGACAAACTTTGTGAGTATTTTGTTTCTGAGCAAGGATCGGTACTATGGCAGGATGATCAGATTTGA
- the LOC137519205 gene encoding uncharacterized protein, producing the protein MRFSCVFYPEAMYFPTILHPVTSFSCLGPRRMSWFTTEGLLAKIQQHPCLYEKGSEDYKDNQLQHKAWEEIGTDLFDGTWDDLTSKSKASKIADLRRRWKSVRDNYKRELEKQKEEAKSGCRASKRTKYKYVRQMAFLKNVGETGPTEDSILEEDDSSRHSMSEDTQLEGGETESPEVIDIQSSGSSVTMESTSQTQSGAQPPAAKTSTTKKKGKLLKQDYEKQMLSSVQHFVETYKEKTEEKKKRDQQIMEERGKKSPNLQFLISLEPYLDKVPAGLHLSCRKAILEVIEKFIPIESSGDRFGTYSQSLLPPAQTHFQLPQQQVHNPYFLPSIPPMHDSHAPYQSSYESNIGQGRFNFIPSRPIVSTTSLGATTPPTSNRPNVDNANLTTYNILQPIVTATSVSEPQQLGKQSFVSMLSETTE; encoded by the exons ATGcgattttcatgcgttttttacccagaAGCAATGTATTTTCCCACAATTCTTCATCCTGTAACTTCCTTTTCCTGTCTGGGGCCTAGGAGAATGTCGTGGTTCACCACAGAGGGGCTGCTGGCCAAAATCCAGCAGCATCCTTGTTTGTATGAGAAGGGGAGTGAGGACTATAAGGATAATCAGCTTCAGCACAAAGCCTGGGAAGAAATTGGGACGGATTTATTTGATGGCACCTGGGATGATCTGACATCTAAAAGCAAGGCCTCAAAAA TTGCAGATCTCAGGAGAAGGTGGAAGTCTGTCAGGGACAACTACAAGCGAGAACTGGAAAAACAGAAGGAGGAAGCAAAGAGTGGTTGTCGAGCTTCAAAAAGAACGAAGTACAAATACGTTCGCCAGATGGCATTCCTCAAAAATGTTGGAGAAACTGGACC TACTGAAGATAGTATATTAGAAGAGGATGACAGTTCACGACACTCAATGAGTGAAGACACACAGCTTGAAGGCGGTGAAACAGAGAGTCCAGAAGTCATTGACATTCAATCTTCCGGCTCATCGGTTACTATGGAATCGACTTCTCAAACACAATCTGGAGCACAACCACCAGCTGCAAAAACTTCCACAaccaaaaaaaaaggcaaattactAAAACAAGATTATGAAAAGCAAATGCTTAGCTCAGTACAACATTTTGTTGAAACGTATAAAGAAAAAActgaggaaaagaaaaaaagagatcagcagattaTGGAGGAAAGGGGTAAAAAAAGTCCCAATTTACAGTTTCTAATTAGCTTAGAACCGTACTTAGATAAAGTGCCAGCCGGCTTACACCTGTCATGTCGCAAAGCTATTCTAGAGGTCATTGAGAAATTTATTCCAATAGAAAGTTCTGGTGACAGATTTGGAACATATTCCCAATCACTATTGCCGCCTGCACAAACCCACTTTCAACTTCCACAACAGCAAGTTCACAACCCTTATTTTCTACCAAGCATTCCACCAATGCATGACAGTCATGCTCCATACCAATCTTCATATGAAAGCAACATAGGTCAAGGCAGATTCAATTTCATACCTTCTAGGCCTATAGTCAGTACAACCTCACTTGGTGCTACTACTCCACCCACATCAAACCGTCCAAATGTAGACAATGCCAATCTCACTACTTACAACATATTGCAACCAATTGTTACTGCTACCAGTGTAAGTGAACCACAACAATTAGGAAAGCAAAGTTTCGTCAGCATGTTATCAGAAACTACCGAGTAA